One window from the genome of Verrucomicrobiota bacterium encodes:
- a CDS encoding Gfo/Idh/MocA family oxidoreductase: MQTSDLLHSFSRPLSRRRFLRVSTLSAGAIAIEGPALLRGQNLNHKLNIGVIGAGGRGGYAIQQSSGENIVAICDVAEDRLNSIGEKLPQARRYVDFRKLLDEAKDLDAITVATAEHTHAFATLWALQLRKPVYCEKPLTHTILEARIIAEAAAKAKVATQMGTQNHANPNYHRVVELIQTGAIGPVREAHVWVSRAWGWQTPEEAKANKDILSVQDRPEGSSPVPPGLNWNLFIGPAPYRVFHEVYWPGPKWYRWWDFGSGTMSDMGSHLNDLPFWALKLRDPLTIESDGPPPHAEIAPASMFARYTYGPRGDMPPVAVTWYQGTKKPSYYTEGKIPPWGMAILFVGDKGMLLSDYGKHVLLPEEKFKDFKRPEPFIPKSPGHFSEWLAACRTGQPTGSNFDYAAALTIANHLGNVAYRVGKKIEWDPVNLKAKNAPEADLIIRKPYHNGWKLV, encoded by the coding sequence ATGCAAACTTCTGATCTTCTCCATTCTTTCTCCCGTCCTCTCAGCCGGCGCCGATTTCTGCGAGTCTCGACTCTCTCGGCAGGAGCGATCGCGATCGAGGGGCCCGCGCTGCTCCGTGGGCAAAACCTCAACCACAAGCTTAACATCGGCGTCATCGGCGCCGGGGGACGCGGCGGCTACGCCATCCAGCAATCCAGCGGCGAAAACATCGTCGCGATCTGTGATGTGGCCGAGGACCGGCTCAACAGCATCGGAGAGAAGCTGCCGCAGGCGCGCCGGTATGTGGATTTCCGGAAGCTGCTCGACGAGGCCAAGGACCTCGACGCGATCACGGTCGCGACGGCCGAGCACACACACGCCTTTGCCACGCTCTGGGCCTTGCAACTGCGCAAGCCTGTCTATTGCGAGAAACCCCTGACCCACACAATTCTCGAAGCGCGGATTATCGCCGAGGCGGCGGCGAAGGCTAAAGTCGCCACGCAGATGGGGACGCAGAATCACGCCAACCCCAATTACCATCGGGTGGTCGAGCTGATTCAGACCGGCGCCATCGGCCCGGTGCGCGAGGCGCATGTCTGGGTCTCGCGCGCGTGGGGTTGGCAAACGCCCGAGGAAGCAAAGGCCAACAAGGATATTCTCAGCGTGCAAGACCGTCCTGAAGGTTCCTCGCCCGTGCCGCCCGGGTTGAATTGGAACCTCTTCATCGGACCGGCGCCTTACCGCGTCTTCCACGAAGTCTATTGGCCCGGACCGAAGTGGTATCGCTGGTGGGATTTCGGCAGCGGCACCATGTCCGACATGGGCAGTCACCTCAACGACCTGCCGTTCTGGGCGCTCAAGCTCCGCGACCCGCTCACGATCGAGTCCGACGGCCCGCCGCCGCACGCCGAGATCGCGCCCGCCTCAATGTTCGCGCGCTACACCTACGGGCCGCGGGGCGACATGCCGCCCGTGGCGGTCACCTGGTATCAAGGCACGAAAAAACCCAGTTACTACACCGAGGGAAAGATTCCGCCATGGGGCATGGCCATTCTGTTCGTCGGCGACAAAGGGATGCTGCTCTCGGATTACGGCAAGCACGTGTTGCTGCCGGAGGAAAAGTTCAAGGATTTCAAGCGTCCGGAGCCGTTCATCCCGAAGTCACCCGGCCATTTCTCGGAGTGGCTGGCGGCCTGCCGGACCGGCCAGCCCACCGGCTCGAACTTCGACTACGCCGCCGCACTCACCATCGCCAATCACCTGGGCAACGTCGCCTATCGTGTGGGCAAGAAGATCGAATGGGATCCGGTGAATCTGAAAGCGAAGAACGCCCCCGAAGCCGACCTCATCATCCGCAAGCCCTACCACAACGGCTGGAAACTCG